In Desulfosporosinus youngiae DSM 17734, the genomic stretch GCCTTCTCTTTTATCTTTTTCGGTAGTGGCCATGGCATATCTCCTTAGGTCATCGGCCACCTGTTCTAATATTGAGGGAGGCAGTGCACTCGGATGCGTTTTATGTCGGCCTCAGCTGGGGCCTTCGTGAGAGCGTGATTTAAAGTCCCCTTGGGATAATTTCTAACCAATAGTTATCCGGATCATTAATGAAATATATGCCCATTTCTTTATTCTCGTAACAGACACACCCCATTTGTTTGTGATGCTCATAAGCGGCTTCAAAATTGTCAACTCTAAACGCAACATGGAATTCGTTTTCTCCTAAGTCATAAGGCTCAGTTCGCCCATTCAGCCAAGTCAGTTCCAAGCTGTGTTGAGTAGAACCGTCTCCAAGATAAACGAGGGTAAATTCTGGCCGTTCAGTTCTTTTAACCTCAACTAATCCCAGAGCTTCCTTATAGAATTCAAGGCTCTTCTGAAGGTTTAAGACATTGATATTGTTATGGTCAAATCGAAATTTCATAAGCTCTCGTGCTCCTTTCATTATGCCGCAATTATTTTTATCCGAAGTTGCCTGAAAATATTGTATAATCATAATGAGGTGATAACAACCATGAGAAATCCAAACATCAAACTAAGATATTTGTATCACAGTGGGTTTGTGGTAGAAACCGGTAAAAACCTGCTCCTTTTTGATTATTATCAAGGCACGATAGAACGCTTAGTTAAAGAGAGTCCCAAAAATATTTTTATCTTTTGTTCGCACAGTCATGCGGATCATTTTAATCCAATAATCCTGGAATGGCAAAAGGATAGGGCTGATATTCAATACATCTTTAGCCGTGATATTAGTGTTCCACAAACGGTT encodes the following:
- a CDS encoding VOC family protein, whose protein sequence is MKFRFDHNNINVLNLQKSLEFYKEALGLVEVKRTERPEFTLVYLGDGSTQHSLELTWLNGRTEPYDLGENEFHVAFRVDNFEAAYEHHKQMGCVCYENKEMGIYFINDPDNYWLEIIPRGL